Within the Vicia villosa cultivar HV-30 ecotype Madison, WI unplaced genomic scaffold, Vvil1.0 ctg.001844F_1_1_2_unsc, whole genome shotgun sequence genome, the region AAGACCCTATTTGTGgtaatttaaattgattaaaatgaAGTAGTTAATATAATATGAGAACAATTAATATACCTGCCAACCAGTTTCCATGGTGTTGAGGTCTTTTCCAAATGTACCAGACATTACCCACATTTGAGCCAAGCTGAATAGATCATCAGAGTCTCCCTGTGGATTCCACACATTCAAATTAGCTTGACCTCCATAGAACACTCCATCTTGCACATACTGAATTGCATGCTGCGGAAATAACAAATTACCAATATTTTTGTTACttcattttcaaaaacaattaaagaaaatataaaaaataaattaaatacaattCATAGTAAATTTGCATGTTTTGCATATATCTAGATGATAAAAAAAAGTGATAAATATAGAGTTTATGGAATTGCATACTTGGTGATAATCGCTAGCAGTGGGAAATTTTTTTCCAAATCTACTATCAGAGCTAGCTCTTATCAAATCTTGTTCTGTTGTTCTTCTTATTGGAATTGTTCCATCGGGACATGATTCACCTGATAAACTCCACAGTTGAAAACCTCCACTAAAATTATTCATTTGATTATTCCCGTTTGGAATTTCTGGAGGATcctaaaaacaaaaatatgcaaACAAAATTTTTCAATTATAAAGTCAAAACATACTAGTTCACTTATCGTTAAGAATATATTTATGCAAGTAaattaacacaaaaagaaaaaaaaaataccaaTGGTTTTTGTCCTTTCAATAAAGGATGATCAAAAGCTGGTTGTAGATGTGTCAAAACACAATCTATGATATCGCCGTCAGGACTCTGCGAATCGACAAAAATGCATTAACTTATGAACAAGCATGTAAGTTAACATTCAAACATATAAGCTCCTAATTGGATAgactaattttaaattttaagtatGGTAATTTTGCATGTTTATAATTCTTTgggataaaaaaaaagttttaagttTTAATAAAAAGGTCATAATTTTGATAAAGTTTAAGCTATATTTGAAAAGTATAAAAAATATTGCgaataattttcaatttattcaaaattaaagtgAACAATTTGTAAATTTATGACAAATATAGTGACTAAtttgaaatatataataacttGCTTgtacatttttaaaaattataacaaaCATATAAAACACTTAATGTAAAAAAGTATAGTTGGTATTTGTAAATTTTGCATTAATAAGATTAATATCTCATGAAATTCTTTcaattttaacaaatctaaaaacttaaatatcaaaataacaaagcaatttataataattaatatgatattatttcaaataatttattttaccaTACATGAATTGTCTTAACTGCTGGCTTGTTGAGTTGCTTAAGTTGAATAGCTATGGTTTCCTTCAACTTTTGAATTTCATCCTCTGATCTAAAAGTTTGATTAACTAATGGATTTCTTGTTTCTAGAGAATTAttagaataaaacaaagaaacaaaGACAAGTAAATGTAGAAGGAGATAGGGGATTGGAGAGGTAAGATCCATGTTAGTTTCGTGTTTATTTGTCCACAATTatgttgttttcttttattaactATATATATACACATTTTTGTGTTTCTAGAAATATATATATCACATCTTATTTACTTAAAATATGTACTTTGGTCAAAATAAAACTTATTTAAACACCATcaagaaattattttttatttaaatgtgtAATACTAATATAGAATGTtgagtattttatttttttcaaatttataaagTAAAGATAAATAGAAAAATGGCATGAGATTCAAAATAGCATAATAAACTTTCAAGGTGTAATACTAATATAGAATGTtgagtattttattttttcaaatttataaagTAAAGATAAATAGAAAAATGGCATGAGTttcaaaataacataataaaCTTTCAAGGTGTATTACTAATATAGAATGTtgagtatatttttttaaaaaaaatttataaagataaatagaaaAATGGCATGAGattcaaaataatataataaacttTCAAGGATATGgaacatagcttttgaataacaccatcaaatttcaaacaaatatttttctatcaacTAAAATGaccttttttttatcaattcaTATCATTGTCTCAACtataaataagaataaattattataatttatagatcatatttatcaaaataaattgttaacataattaaaattcaagacaaAGTGAATAAAAACTAAGATTCAATAGTGCATTGTACAAGTATAAATcttattataaaacaattttattgACTAGGATTTAGTTTGTTAACCTTTCAATTTTCTACTTGCTTCCTTAATTGATCAAATTGTCAATTTGCTTTAGACAAACAATTTGTATGATCTCTTACCTCGCatagacaaaaacaaaatatctcaaattcttcaattaaattaaaagaaaccattttttgaattattttattgaAATCTAAACAAAGAtaggaaatatttttttaataaacaagtTTTAAGAATTATATACATAACTAACCCCTATTTCAAGAAAATTACCCCAATAACCATGTTTGGGGGTGTTTTACACGTAGGCGCCATTCCATATGGCGCCtcctatttttttcaatatttttcagtTACCTGTGGATTTagtgttacctgcggatttacctgcgaatttacatGCAGACCAAACATTAAAGTTTTCTGCatgtaaattcgcaggtaattccgcagttAACAATAAATCTGTAGGTAACtagaaaaatttgaaaaaaaataggaGACGCCATATGGAATCGCGCCAACGTGTAAAATACCCCCAAACATGATTATTGGGGTAATTTTCTTAAAATAGGGGttagttatttatattttttttaaaacttggttattaaaaaaaaaattccacaaagaTAAGATTAAGAGAAATAAGATTTCATAAACAAATAGTATTCTAAAAATTTCTCAACAAGTAAAAATTTGAATTGCCGTGTTAAACCAACAAACGATCCTCGACAGCTACACAAAAACACTTAATGAATATTTTTGCAAGTGAAAGTAAAGGTCTTcaattagtaattttttttataattcgtATCTAAGCAATGATAAATCAACTACTATAATAAGAAATTTGAATCCCCATCTAATTACATACTAATTCTAAAGTAATCCATGGATTACTCAATTTTTAGGGTTAAAAACATCATTACGGAATAGATTCTTCGTTACTTAGGAGTTAGTTCCATCGTTACTATTCACGTGCCCCTTCAAAAATAGATTCTTCAACATCTCCCCTATTCACATCAAATAATTCAATTTCAATAAAATGCACATTCTAAGGAACAATTCATTTCTTGCGGCTATGCACATTCAAGGAGGCGGCTAAATTCATTTCTTATAGTTGAGGGCTGTGCAATTGATGTTCTCCGTACAATCCATTGCCCTATcatattcttcttcatcatctatATTATATCAAACATTCCTAACCCCTTGCATATACCGTCCTCTTTTGATTTCTTCTTCTCACCGTCAAACGGAGGCCCCGACTTCAAAACGCAGGCGATCTCCTTGCTCCGATCCGAACGGTAGCCTTTGTAATTTGATTCTGGTCCGATTCGAAACCCTTCTTCACTTTCGCATGAACATGCAACGGCAGCATCCGATGTGGGTTTGAATCGTTGAGCTTGAATCGTCATATGAAGATGGTGATGTTACATTCTTGAAACCAGTTCTGAATCTTCAAAACAGGGTGAGATCTTTTCTATTCTTTCTTTAAGCTCTCTCAACGATTCTGAAGGGTTTTTGTGATAGGAAAATGATGAACAAGGTTTCAAGGGTTTTTTGTATGAATGCAACTATGGCATTTTTGATGAACTGAATACTgtgttctttttctttcttcacatAATTTCTGGAAAATTTGTGTTCATGAGGAAGATGACGatgaattttttttagggtttgattgTTTTCTGTGGCTGATGTTTCTGAACAGTGATCTCTGCCTTAGAAATTTTGTATTGAATGCTTATATATGCTGACTTAATTAAGGTTTTTCTCATTTTGCTTGCAGACCTATTTTGAAATTCTCTATTGGGCTTTTGCAACCTCTGATTTTCTATTCTTAATGAACCGTGATTTTGTTATGCGGTAACTATGATAAAAATCTTTTACTGAGCTTCTGATTTAGTTGTTTACaaatttttgatttttaattatagaCAAATTGAgataaatctttgaaaatatttttgatcaTAAGTTTTACCTTTATTTTTGTGTCTGATTTCTGAATTTGGTGATTATTATTATAGATTTGAAAGAAATtgattttttgttgttgattaTGAATTGAACAGAGAATGTGGAAGTTTTTTTGGAGACGATGAGTACCGTATTTGAGTGATATGAACGCAAATAATGCGAGCTTTAATGATGGTAGTTGAAATCTACTAGATTTCACTCTTCTCATTTTTTGTTggtattttgaatattttattggTGGGTGTAATCTTTGTTATAGAATAATGATAGTAGTTATAGAAtaaccagttctttgacaacatTTGATACTTTATTTATTTCTAATCAGAAATTTGgttgtttattaatatatttgttgaaattgctttattttttttgaaGGTTGGGCTTAAAGAGAAGTCTACAATCAAATAATATCGTGAATGATTGTTTTCAAGTTCAGAACGATAATGATactttttttcattctttcatattttttttagggttaaaggCCTTTTACCCCTtgccatataggcgtgttttgatttTCCCTCCTTAAAAAAAATTTTTGTAACAGACCTCACAAAATATATTACCATCATTAAAGACCCTGTTCCTCTTTCTTGTAATAGTATCTCCTAatgtttgtaagggttgcacccctagtgcgagcttaTATTcgattgcctattaaaaaaaaaaccttgttccattttttttttgcaaaaaatgcCTAAGTGGACAATAAAAAATGCTAACTGTGCATATGCTGCACACGtggcatttattttattttttttataattccacgtggaatttcgtaattttttttaatacttgaACTCATGCCCTTTAACTCCTTACCACCAATGCACTTACCACTAGGCCATATGAATTTACTTGTAACACTAACATACAATGCACATATTATTATcacttaattataaattttactttaattataataaactgaaattaattatatataaaataattaaaaataaataatatatataaaataaactgaaaattattgaaataatttaaatatattaatttaaataattaaattatatatatatatatatatataaatcgaaactgatataaatttaaattataatttattctcttaaatatataattttattctaaTAAATAAACCGAAACTATTATTAAGCACTCCCCTCCACTCAAATGCTTGAGCTTTTACCACTACACTATAACAATTGGTTTGTTAATATTTCACATGATATTTATATGTAGTAAACATTGTCAATACATAGTATTTCACATGttctctttaaaaatatttagaaattaatattttaaatacatttgaaaaattaatattttaatcattttaatattaacaacttttagatttattttaattaatttccagttttaatgttttgttttaagtgctttttataatttatagcatataataataaactaaaattaatttataatatatagtatAATTTGGATAAATAAACTGGAATTAATTTTTCACATTATTTCAAAATATATACTATAGTTTATTATTTCAGTCTATTTCTAAATTTATCTTAATTTATTCTTATATATCactttaaaaataattgtacatcaaaacacattttaatagtatatattataataaaaaacacttaaaaccggaaattaattaaaataaatttagtaattttttaatattaaaataattaaaatattaattatccaAATGTATTTAAACTACAAggcaaattaatttatatatatatatatatatatatatatatatatatatatatatatatatatatatatatatataca harbors:
- the LOC131636859 gene encoding protein neprosin-like; amino-acid sequence: MDLTSPIPYLLLHLLVFVSLFYSNNSLETRNPLVNQTFRSEDEIQKLKETIAIQLKQLNKPAVKTIHSPDGDIIDCVLTHLQPAFDHPLLKGQKPLDPPEIPNGNNQMNNFSGGFQLWSLSGESCPDGTIPIRRTTEQDLIRASSDSRFGKKFPTASDYHQHAIQYVQDGVFYGGQANLNVWNPQGDSDDLFSLAQMWVMSGTFGKDLNTMETGWQ